In the Hordeum vulgare subsp. vulgare chromosome 7H, MorexV3_pseudomolecules_assembly, whole genome shotgun sequence genome, one interval contains:
- the LOC123407034 gene encoding transmembrane 9 superfamily member 2-like, which yields MVRMEAAGAALAVALLAFMVRSGADGSDHRYKAGDRVPLYANKIGPFHNPSETYRYYDLSFCAPDHPKDKREALGEVLNGDRLVDAPYELNFKEDMNSKTLCKKTLSKEQVAKLRDAVAKDYYFQMYYDDLPLWGFLGKLEKDKERGGGKCLLFKHIHFDIMYNSDRVIEINVQTDPNVAVDITEDKEVPVEFSYSVTWKKTDIPFQKRMEKYSKSSSMPQHLEIHWFSIINSCVTVLLLTGFLATILMRVLKNDFIKYSHEDESLEDQEETGWKYIHGNVFRFPPQKSLFAAIIGSGSQLLALAIFIFLLAIVGVFYPYNRGALFTALVVIYALTSGIAGYTATSFYLQLEGTNWVRNLILTGCLFCGPLFLTFSFLNTVAIAYSATAALPFGTIIVIILIWALVTSPLLVLGAIAGKNSNTEFQAPCRTTKYPREIPQLPWYRSTIPQMAMAGFLPFSAIYIELYYIFASIWGHKIYTIYSILFIVFIILIIVTAFVTVALTYFQLAVEDHKWWWRSVLCGGSTGIFIFFYCIYYYHARSDMSGFMQTSFFFGYMTCVCYGFFLMLGTVGFRASLLFVRHIYRSIKCE from the exons ATGGTGAGGATGGAGGCGGCGGGTGCTGCTCTTGCTGTGGCCCTGCTGGCGTTCATGGTGAGGTCTGGAGCTGATGGCTCTGATCACAGGTACAAGGCGGGAGATCGTGTCCCGCTCTACGCGAACAAGATCGGCCCTTTCCACAATCCAAG TGAGACATACCGGTACTATGATCTATCCTTTTGTGCACCAG ATCACCCAAAGGACAAAAGGGAGGCTCTTGGTGAGGTTCTAAATGGTGATCGGTTGGTTGATGCACCATATGAGTTGAACTTTAAGGAAGATATGAACTCCAAGACTCTCTGCAAGAAAACATTGTCCAAGGAGCAAGTCGCCAAGCTCCGGGATGCAGTTGCCAAGGATTACTACTTCCAGATGTATTACGATGACCTGCCTTTATGGGGATTCCTTGGTAAACTGGAGAAGGACAAAGAGCGCGGCGGTGGAAAGTGCCTTCTGTTTAAGCACATCCACTTTGACATCATGTACAACAGTGACCGTGTCATAGAAATCAATGTTCAGACAGATCCGAATGTAGCTGTGGATATCACAGAGGACAAGGAAGTGCCGGTAGAGTTCTCTTATTCAGTAACATGGAAAAAGACAGACATTCCTTTTCAAAAACGAATGGAGAAGTACTCCAAGTCTTCCTCTATGCCGCAGCACCTAGAGATCCATTGGTTTTCGATAATTAACTCATGTGTAACAGTGCTTCTTTTGACTGGCTTTCTGGCAACAATCCTCATGCGTGTGCTCAAGAATGATTTCATTAA ATATTCTCATGAAGATGAGTCCCTTGAAGATCAAGAAGAGACTGGATGGAAGTATATACATGGCAATGTCTTCCGTTTCCCGCCGCAAAAATCTCTTTTTGCAGCAATCATTGGATCTGGATCTCAGCTTCTTGCCCT TGCAATTTTCATCTTCCTCCTTGCGATTGTTGGGGTCTTTTATCCATACAACAGGGGAGCCCTTTTCACTGCCCTTGTAGTCATCTATGCTCTTACGTCTGGTATTGCTGGCTACACAGCCACTTCCTTCTATCTTCAGCTGGAGGGAACAAACTGG GTGAGAAATCTGATATTGACTGGCTGCTTGTTCTGTGGGCCTCTTTTCTTGACATTCTCCTTCTTAAACACTGTTGCGATAGCATACAGTGCTACAGCAGCTTTGCCTTTTGGTACTATCATTGTCATTATTCTCATCTGGGCACTTGTAACCTCTCCTCTCCTAGTGCTGGGTGCTATAGCTGGGAAAAATAGCAATACAGAATTCCAAGCTCCTTGCCGCACAACCAAGTATCCAAGGGAAATCCCTCAACTGCCCTGGTACCGAAGCACCATTCCTCAGATGGCAATGGCAGGGTTCCTCCCTTTCAGTGCTATTTACATCGAGCTGTACTACATATTTGCCAGTATCTGGGGGCATAAGATATACACCATCTACAGCATCCTCTTCATTGTGTTCATTATCCTCATCATCGTCACAGCGTTTGTCACAGTGGCACTCACTTACTTCCAGCTTGCTGTTGAGGATCACAAGTGGTGGTGGAG ATCTGTCCTTTGTGGAGGCTCCACTGGTATTTTCATCTTCTTctactgcatctactactaccatGCCCGGTCAGACATGTCAGGCTTCATGCAAACATCCTTCTTCTTCGGCTACATGACCTGCGTCTGCTACGGTTTTTTCCTCATGCTGGGAACTGTTGGTTTCCGTGCATCACTGCTATTTGTGCGACATATTTACCGTTCCATCAAGTGCGAGTGA